A part of Solibacillus sp. FSL H8-0538 genomic DNA contains:
- a CDS encoding glycosyltransferase family 4 protein: MRIWIVSVGEPLPTDGENTRLRRMGNLANCISENGHSVEWFTVSFDHYKKIQRCKEDKDIIVNDNFIMHLVYTSGYKKNISLRRIMQHKAAGRKIYKKMNSLSKPDIIIASMEPLEVSSAATKYGVKNLVPVIVDVRDLWPEIYYEVLPKRVHFLLKPYVEFCRIILRKTMAAAYSIIGLSDKFLEYGLSFAGREKGILDRTFPIAYPNYNYSLYEHSFNKYWGNLGIKTTDFIIVFFGNFGKQFNFESIIEASNLLKDSPSIKFVLCGTGPQLDDVNNRTSSNVIFPGWIEKEQISSMASNANLGIAPYINSKNYTQNTPNKFGEYLSASLPVLVSVSGSMEKALKENHCGYKYNNGSNLAEIIKNYFNNSEKLVEHSINARQLYEQEYNGDVAYSKMLDYLIEVNKTYADNKERIHDTL, encoded by the coding sequence GTGAGAATTTGGATTGTTTCAGTTGGAGAACCTCTCCCAACTGATGGTGAGAATACAAGATTAAGAAGAATGGGAAATCTTGCGAACTGTATTTCTGAAAATGGTCATTCTGTTGAGTGGTTCACTGTCTCGTTTGATCACTATAAAAAAATACAAAGGTGTAAAGAAGATAAAGATATTATTGTTAACGACAATTTTATTATGCATTTAGTATATACAAGCGGGTATAAAAAGAATATTTCACTTAGAAGGATTATGCAGCATAAAGCTGCAGGTCGTAAAATCTATAAAAAAATGAATAGCTTATCAAAACCAGATATTATTATTGCTTCAATGGAGCCATTAGAGGTCTCTTCAGCTGCAACGAAATATGGTGTCAAAAATTTAGTGCCAGTCATAGTTGATGTAAGGGATTTATGGCCAGAAATTTACTATGAGGTATTACCGAAAAGGGTACATTTTTTGTTGAAACCGTATGTTGAATTCTGTCGCATAATACTACGTAAAACCATGGCAGCGGCTTATTCAATAATAGGCTTGTCGGACAAATTTCTTGAGTATGGTTTGAGTTTTGCAGGTCGAGAAAAAGGAATTTTAGATAGAACGTTTCCTATTGCGTATCCTAATTATAATTATAGTCTCTATGAACATAGTTTTAATAAATATTGGGGGAATTTAGGAATTAAAACTACTGATTTTATTATCGTTTTTTTTGGTAATTTCGGAAAACAATTTAATTTTGAAAGTATTATTGAAGCAAGTAATTTATTAAAAGATAGCCCCAGTATTAAGTTTGTGTTATGTGGGACTGGACCCCAACTGGATGATGTTAATAATAGGACATCATCCAATGTGATTTTTCCAGGTTGGATCGAAAAAGAACAAATATCATCAATGGCTTCTAACGCGAACTTAGGAATCGCGCCATACATTAATAGCAAGAATTATACTCAAAATACACCGAATAAGTTTGGAGAATATTTATCAGCCAGCTTACCCGTATTAGTTAGTGTTTCAGGATCAATGGAAAAAGCATTGAAAGAGAATCACTGTGGCTATAAGTATAATAACGGCTCAAACTTAGCGGAAATTATAAAAAACTATTTTAATAATAGTGAAAAGTTAGTTGAGCATTCTATAAATGCGCGACAGTTATATGAGCAAGAATACAACGGTGATGTGGCTTATAGCAAAATGCTTGATTATCTAATTGAAGTAAACAAAACATATGCTGACAATAAGGAGCGAATTCATGACACTTTATGA
- a CDS encoding nucleotide sugar dehydrogenase has translation MTLYDQIINRQEKISIVGLGYVGMPLAVAFAKKVDVIGFDLNIQKIEEYKNGIDATNEVGDTAIKQSTVDFTYDEKKLQEAKFHIVAVPTPVNADKTPDLSPVEGASKIIGKNLSKGSIVVYESTVYPGVTEDVCIPILEKESGLKCGVDFKVGYSPERINPGDKVYRLQNIKKIVSGMDKESLEEIAKVYELVVEVGVHRTKSIKVAEAAKVVENSQRDINIAFMNELAMVFDRMGVDTYEVIEAMNTKWNALKFYPGLVGGHCIGVDPYYFIYEAEKLGYHSQIILSGRKINDGMGEYIANAIIKKLILANKKVKKSKVVILGITFKENCSDTRNSKVEDILKHLNEYGIKPVIVDPQASPIDAKRHYGVDLVPLDSINDADCLVFSVAHDEFKKLNVDDMDRLFRALPNEEKIIIDVKSILDKNELENQGYSYWRL, from the coding sequence ATGACACTTTATGATCAAATCATAAATAGACAAGAAAAAATTTCGATCGTTGGGTTGGGGTATGTTGGAATGCCGTTAGCTGTTGCTTTCGCAAAGAAAGTAGATGTCATCGGTTTTGATTTGAATATTCAGAAAATTGAGGAATATAAAAATGGTATAGACGCTACAAATGAGGTTGGTGATACAGCTATTAAACAATCGACAGTAGATTTTACTTATGATGAAAAAAAACTTCAAGAGGCAAAGTTTCACATTGTTGCTGTCCCTACACCTGTAAATGCGGACAAGACACCGGATTTAAGTCCAGTTGAGGGTGCTAGTAAAATTATTGGAAAAAATCTTAGTAAAGGATCGATTGTAGTATATGAATCTACGGTGTATCCGGGTGTTACAGAGGATGTATGTATCCCAATTCTTGAAAAAGAATCTGGTCTAAAATGTGGAGTGGATTTTAAGGTCGGGTACTCTCCAGAACGCATTAATCCTGGTGATAAAGTATATCGATTACAGAACATTAAAAAGATTGTTTCTGGCATGGACAAAGAGTCATTAGAAGAAATTGCGAAAGTTTATGAGCTTGTCGTTGAGGTTGGGGTTCATCGAACAAAATCAATCAAAGTAGCGGAAGCAGCTAAAGTAGTTGAAAATAGTCAACGTGATATTAATATTGCCTTCATGAATGAACTTGCGATGGTTTTTGATCGCATGGGTGTTGATACCTATGAGGTAATCGAGGCGATGAATACGAAGTGGAATGCACTGAAGTTTTATCCAGGGTTAGTAGGTGGTCACTGTATAGGGGTAGATCCTTACTACTTTATTTATGAAGCGGAAAAACTAGGATATCATTCGCAGATTATCTTATCTGGTAGAAAGATAAATGATGGCATGGGAGAATATATTGCTAATGCTATTATAAAAAAATTAATTCTTGCGAACAAAAAAGTGAAAAAGTCAAAAGTAGTTATTTTAGGTATTACCTTTAAGGAAAATTGTTCTGATACAAGGAATTCTAAAGTAGAAGATATTTTGAAACACCTAAATGAATATGGTATAAAGCCGGTAATAGTAGATCCACAAGCATCTCCTATCGATGCAAAACGTCATTATGGAGTTGATTTAGTACCTCTGGATTCAATAAATGATGCAGATTGTCTTGTTTTTTCAGTAGCTCATGATGAATTTAAAAAATTGAACGTTGATGATATGGACAGACTATTTAGAGCGTTACCAAACGAGGAAAAAATTATAATAGACGTCAAGAGTATTTTAGATAAGAATGAGCTCGAAAATCAAGGTTATAGTTATTGGAGATTATAA
- a CDS encoding glycosyltransferase family 4 protein produces the protein MYKFGICGHFGGGQEFLDGQTVKTKILTEELKQEFGSTEVKVVDTHGWKKNPINLFKECLFLIKNCENIIVLPAHNGVKVFVPFFVLLNKIFSRKLYYMVIGGWLPSIVDNNIKLRGHVGKFTVVYVETHSMLERLVEQGLNNIKILPNFKRLEIVNENELVYSIGEPYKLCTFSRVMEEKGIEDAIKTVIKINESLGKSAYSLDIYGPIDPGYVERFERLSEKFPEYIVYKGVVDYNKTSKVLKDYFALLFPTHFKTEGVPGTIIDAYSAGVPVIASQWDSVNEIISHELTGIIYDYRKNSELEYLLLQIFENPNKINNMKINCLKKAKQYSTETVIKEFLKYL, from the coding sequence ATGTATAAATTTGGAATTTGCGGACACTTTGGGGGAGGACAAGAATTTTTAGACGGTCAGACAGTAAAGACAAAAATTTTAACGGAAGAATTAAAACAGGAATTTGGATCGACAGAAGTAAAAGTTGTCGATACACACGGTTGGAAAAAAAACCCTATAAATTTATTTAAAGAATGCCTTTTTTTAATTAAAAACTGCGAAAATATAATTGTTTTACCTGCTCACAATGGTGTAAAAGTCTTTGTACCATTCTTTGTACTATTGAATAAAATTTTTAGCCGTAAACTTTATTATATGGTCATAGGTGGCTGGTTACCAAGCATAGTAGATAATAATATCAAACTTAGGGGGCATGTAGGAAAGTTTACTGTAGTTTATGTAGAAACGCATTCTATGTTAGAAAGATTAGTTGAACAAGGATTAAACAATATAAAAATTCTTCCTAATTTTAAAAGGTTGGAAATTGTTAATGAAAACGAGCTCGTTTATTCAATAGGTGAACCTTATAAACTCTGTACTTTTTCGCGAGTTATGGAGGAAAAAGGAATAGAAGATGCAATAAAAACCGTAATAAAAATTAATGAATCATTAGGAAAAAGTGCATATTCTTTAGATATTTATGGGCCTATAGATCCTGGCTATGTAGAGAGATTTGAAAGGCTAAGTGAAAAATTTCCGGAGTATATTGTATATAAAGGTGTTGTTGACTATAACAAGACTTCCAAAGTATTAAAAGATTACTTTGCGTTATTATTTCCAACACACTTTAAAACAGAAGGCGTGCCTGGTACGATAATTGATGCTTATTCGGCTGGGGTACCAGTAATAGCTTCTCAATGGGATTCTGTTAATGAAATAATCTCTCATGAACTAACAGGTATTATTTATGATTATAGGAAAAATTCGGAACTAGAATATTTATTGCTCCAAATATTTGAAAATCCAAATAAAATTAACAACATGAAAATAAACTGTTTGAAAAAAGCAAAACAGTATTCTACAGAAACAGTTATTAAGGAGTTTTTAAAATATTTATAA
- a CDS encoding D-glucuronyl C5-epimerase family protein: MLTGRSIEHVHQGIGKIYSLSEVKGYYNDLTEKVTKDQYYSDVKLPILITESGSEVLFPIAIFQFGLGAYDLYLLENETLFLEKFKICVDWAVDNQNPDGSWNNFYFNQPEAPYSSMAQGEGVSLLVRAYKEFNNEKYLLAAKRAISFLIKPLEEGGTTKYTNNEIFLQEFTNKPTVLNGWIFSLFGLYDYIKIVNDDKNIIDIYNRSIQTLANHMNDFDNGYWSKYNIEHIITSPFYHRLHIAQLNVMYEITGEDIFSEYLEKWTIYNNTPLNRFRAFTVKAMQKLLENEKE, from the coding sequence ATGTTAACAGGTAGAAGCATTGAACATGTACATCAGGGTATTGGAAAAATATATTCCCTTTCAGAAGTCAAAGGATATTATAACGATTTAACAGAAAAAGTTACGAAGGATCAATATTATAGCGACGTAAAACTTCCGATCTTAATAACAGAAAGTGGTTCAGAAGTGTTATTTCCGATCGCTATTTTCCAATTTGGTTTAGGTGCATATGATTTATATTTATTAGAAAACGAAACTCTTTTCTTAGAAAAATTTAAAATTTGTGTTGATTGGGCAGTCGATAATCAAAATCCAGATGGGTCATGGAACAATTTCTATTTCAATCAACCCGAAGCACCTTATTCATCAATGGCACAGGGTGAAGGGGTGTCACTCTTAGTAAGAGCTTATAAGGAATTTAACAATGAAAAGTATCTTTTGGCAGCGAAAAGAGCAATAAGTTTTTTAATTAAGCCTCTAGAAGAGGGTGGAACGACCAAATATACTAATAACGAAATTTTTTTACAAGAGTTTACAAACAAACCGACAGTACTAAATGGATGGATATTTTCGCTCTTCGGGTTATACGATTATATTAAAATCGTTAATGATGATAAAAATATTATTGACATATATAATCGTTCAATTCAAACATTGGCAAACCACATGAATGATTTTGATAATGGCTATTGGAGTAAATATAACATTGAACATATAATTACAAGTCCATTTTATCATAGACTTCATATAGCCCAATTAAATGTGATGTATGAAATTACAGGAGAAGATATCTTTAGTGAATATCTTGAAAAATGGACAATCTATAATAATACACCGCTTAATCGATTTAGAGCGTTCACTGTAAAAGCTATGCAAAAACTACTTGAAAATGAGAAGGAATAA
- a CDS encoding glycosyltransferase, with protein sequence MDKKTKVMQIIPEFGLAGAEIMVESLSVALYEDGFDISIVSLYDFHSAITERLENHKIPLFYLDKKKGFDIRVFFRLYKLFKKEKPDVIHTHRYIMPYVIPAAILAKVPTRIHTIHNIAEKEVGKMSRKINYFFYKYCRVIPVAISPIIKKTVILEYRFPENQVELVYNGIDLTRCIQKKEYQAKKGVINILHIGRFSEQKNHVGLIKAFKIIHTNIPNAVLTLIGSGELEKTIRDLVIELELENCVEFLGVQSNVYPYLNEADIFVLPSKWEGMPITLIEAMATGLSIVATRVGGVPDMIEENATGLLVDVEHEQIAAALLKLIRNSSLREKLGTAAKVESKRFSSKEMAKKYELIYKNGESYWSGK encoded by the coding sequence ATGGATAAGAAAACAAAGGTAATGCAAATAATTCCGGAGTTTGGGCTTGCTGGTGCAGAAATCATGGTTGAAAGCCTGTCAGTTGCATTGTATGAAGATGGATTTGATATAAGTATTGTTAGCCTTTATGATTTTCATTCTGCCATTACGGAAAGATTAGAAAACCATAAAATACCGCTTTTTTATTTGGATAAGAAAAAGGGCTTTGATATAAGGGTTTTTTTTCGGTTATATAAATTATTTAAGAAAGAAAAGCCAGATGTGATCCATACACACCGTTATATAATGCCCTATGTGATACCGGCAGCAATCTTGGCGAAGGTACCAACTAGAATTCACACGATACACAATATTGCAGAAAAAGAAGTTGGGAAAATGTCCAGAAAGATAAACTACTTTTTTTATAAATATTGTAGGGTGATACCTGTAGCGATTAGTCCCATCATAAAAAAAACAGTAATCTTAGAATATAGATTCCCAGAAAATCAAGTAGAACTAGTTTATAACGGTATAGATTTAACAAGGTGTATTCAGAAGAAAGAATACCAGGCTAAAAAAGGTGTAATTAACATCCTTCATATAGGACGATTCTCCGAGCAGAAGAACCATGTTGGTTTAATTAAAGCATTTAAAATTATTCATACGAATATTCCAAATGCCGTATTAACATTAATAGGTTCAGGAGAGTTGGAAAAGACAATAAGGGATCTAGTAATAGAACTTGAATTAGAAAATTGTGTAGAATTTTTAGGAGTACAATCAAATGTTTATCCGTATTTAAATGAGGCGGATATATTTGTGCTACCGTCAAAATGGGAAGGCATGCCCATTACACTAATTGAGGCTATGGCTACAGGATTATCAATAGTAGCTACGAGAGTCGGGGGGGTTCCTGATATGATTGAGGAAAATGCAACAGGATTATTAGTTGATGTGGAGCATGAGCAAATTGCAGCTGCATTACTTAAATTGATTAGAAACAGTAGTTTGAGAGAAAAGTTGGGAACTGCAGCAAAAGTTGAATCAAAACGATTTTCATCAAAAGAAATGGCGAAAAAATATGAACTAATATATAAAAACGGTGAGAGTTATTGGAGTGGGAAGTAA
- a CDS encoding O-antigen ligase family protein produces the protein MQNIYQSERLNDNYIVISIRTWLLAVYLFFAPFDFLQVIPGVSLSRVLICLPLVGCFLYMKYMKIRLDRFLFVIILYVGMLIISMFYTYDLESTSQRIITVGLNMAVILTLSMFHYNKSEITIIKKAMVLSGWLTLFLMLFYSNTSLMGGRITVSVNGVYQDPNYLCGFFIFPIIHYFGEFIKKKYIFSFIKMSVFIILVLLTGSRGGLLAILGSLIFYCLIWMITKKFTLSSIVLIISVTSIFIIFFNTVLGFLPQTITQRFDASFTVQDGAAGRGAIWESIIYKFNDSPNFNMLFGWGAGTIRNFTYNGSVGHNIWIESLVEVGVIGVLVLFIFYFTFFKKALKMDEYVVSASFIGYMIMAMSMSLYSYKPIWNIILLIMILKNSTVKREIVK, from the coding sequence ATGCAAAATATATATCAAAGCGAACGTTTGAATGATAATTATATTGTAATAAGCATCAGAACTTGGTTGTTAGCTGTATATCTTTTTTTTGCTCCATTTGATTTTTTACAAGTAATCCCTGGTGTTTCGCTATCAAGAGTTCTTATTTGTCTGCCCTTAGTTGGGTGCTTTTTGTATATGAAATATATGAAGATTCGACTAGATCGTTTTTTATTTGTAATAATTTTATATGTGGGTATGTTGATTATATCAATGTTTTATACGTATGACTTAGAAAGTACATCTCAAAGAATAATTACAGTTGGATTAAATATGGCGGTCATACTAACTTTATCAATGTTTCATTACAATAAAAGCGAAATTACCATTATAAAAAAGGCCATGGTCTTAAGTGGGTGGCTTACATTATTTTTAATGCTCTTTTACTCTAATACTAGCTTAATGGGAGGCAGAATTACTGTTTCTGTAAATGGAGTTTACCAGGATCCTAATTATTTATGTGGTTTTTTTATCTTTCCAATTATCCATTATTTTGGGGAATTTATAAAAAAAAAATATATATTTTCATTTATAAAAATGAGCGTATTTATAATTTTAGTACTATTAACAGGTTCCCGAGGAGGGCTACTGGCAATCCTTGGTTCTTTAATTTTTTATTGTTTAATTTGGATGATAACAAAAAAATTTACACTCTCTTCTATCGTATTAATTATTAGTGTAACATCTATATTCATTATTTTCTTTAATACAGTCTTAGGTTTTTTGCCACAAACAATTACACAAAGATTTGATGCATCCTTCACAGTACAAGATGGTGCTGCAGGTAGAGGGGCTATTTGGGAGAGTATCATATATAAGTTTAATGATTCACCTAATTTCAATATGTTATTTGGTTGGGGAGCAGGTACAATTCGAAATTTCACTTATAATGGAAGTGTTGGTCATAATATATGGATCGAGTCATTAGTCGAAGTCGGGGTAATTGGCGTGCTCGTTCTTTTCATTTTTTATTTTACTTTTTTCAAAAAGGCCTTAAAAATGGATGAGTACGTTGTTAGCGCCAGTTTTATAGGATATATGATTATGGCCATGTCTATGTCCCTATATTCATATAAACCTATCTGGAACATTATTCTGCTCATCATGATTTTGAAAAATAGCACCGTAAAGAGGGAAATCGTGAAATAA
- a CDS encoding GNAT family N-acetyltransferase, which translates to MLSEKQINRIKKIKSCLHLINFGELEKWDQIVKSFHNFDVYYLADYVKAFKIHKDGEPLLFYYEDKNIKAMNVVMKRDIANDKRFIGKIAPNVFYDIMTPYGYGGFLIEGHITEESLKELDNEYSSLCLKEGIISEFVRFHPVLKNSEDVKGIYDISILGKTITMQLSSRDLILSNLTSEKRKRIRKAKNSGIEIYWGRNTELIGEFIRIYNSTMDYTKAKDYYYFTKDFFNSILHDLKYHSSIFYAMDDKERIVAMAIFLYANGQINCFLSASDKELDELALTNLIMYEVACWGSENGYKTLHMGGGVGGKEDGVYSFKKAFNKNSETNFLIGKKIFNEEKYRELVEIRGVEDDFDEETPFFPIYRSYT; encoded by the coding sequence ATGTTATCGGAGAAGCAAATTAATAGAATAAAAAAAATAAAATCTTGTCTTCATCTTATCAATTTTGGTGAACTAGAAAAATGGGATCAAATCGTAAAGAGCTTTCATAATTTTGATGTATACTATCTTGCCGATTATGTTAAAGCCTTTAAAATCCACAAAGACGGTGAACCACTACTATTCTATTATGAAGATAAAAATATTAAGGCTATGAATGTTGTTATGAAAAGGGATATAGCAAATGACAAGCGGTTTATAGGGAAAATAGCCCCGAATGTATTTTATGATATTATGACGCCATATGGTTATGGCGGATTTCTAATAGAAGGACATATTACGGAGGAAAGCTTAAAGGAGCTGGATAATGAATATAGTTCCCTGTGTCTAAAGGAAGGGATCATTAGTGAATTTGTCCGTTTTCACCCCGTTCTTAAAAATAGTGAAGATGTAAAAGGCATTTATGATATCTCAATACTTGGAAAAACCATTACAATGCAATTGAGTTCACGAGATCTAATTTTGAGTAATCTTACTAGTGAAAAAAGGAAACGGATTAGAAAAGCTAAGAATTCAGGGATTGAAATTTATTGGGGCAGAAATACAGAATTAATAGGGGAATTTATCCGTATATATAATTCTACTATGGACTATACTAAAGCAAAAGATTATTACTATTTTACAAAAGATTTTTTTAATAGTATCCTTCATGATTTAAAATACCATTCATCTATATTTTACGCTATGGATGATAAAGAGAGAATAGTTGCAATGGCGATTTTCTTATATGCTAATGGACAAATTAACTGTTTCTTGTCAGCTTCAGATAAAGAGCTTGATGAACTTGCATTAACAAATTTAATTATGTATGAAGTAGCTTGCTGGGGTAGTGAAAATGGGTACAAAACCCTCCATATGGGTGGAGGGGTAGGGGGGAAAGAGGATGGTGTATACAGTTTTAAAAAGGCATTCAACAAAAATTCGGAAACAAATTTTCTCATTGGAAAAAAGATATTTAATGAAGAAAAATATAGAGAATTAGTAGAAATCAGAGGAGTAGAAGATGATTTTGATGAAGAAACACCATTTTTTCCAATATATAGAAGTTATACTTAA
- a CDS encoding glycosyltransferase, producing the protein MENILVSIHCTTYNHEKYIEDAIESFLMQQTNFKYEIIIHDDASTDSTADIIRAYQRKYPDIIKPILQKENQRSKGVSVTKLNMKRAKGKYIAFCEGDDYWTHPQKLQKQVDYMENNPDCSLCVHAGYIVFSLDKKLVSYNRPNKGNNVFTVEEVIEGGGGLFLTNTILFSTKFSQNRPAFFDVSPVGDYPLVINLSLLGTVHYIDEYMSAYRVGVGGSWTANYLSTIEKKKTHFEEIAIMLDEINKYTNYQYEDTITRTKSRNQFNLLLEQRLFKEAKTGEFRELYTKLGVKRKIIIFINQYYPRVADYLKLIKRKWFIWAMK; encoded by the coding sequence ATGGAAAATATTCTAGTCAGTATCCACTGTACTACTTATAACCATGAAAAATATATAGAAGATGCAATTGAAAGTTTTTTAATGCAACAAACAAACTTTAAGTATGAAATCATAATTCATGATGATGCCTCTACAGATAGTACTGCAGACATTATTAGAGCATATCAAAGGAAATACCCGGATATTATAAAACCAATATTGCAAAAGGAAAACCAACGATCTAAGGGGGTATCGGTAACTAAATTAAATATGAAGAGAGCAAAAGGGAAGTATATTGCCTTTTGTGAAGGCGATGATTATTGGACACATCCACAGAAATTACAAAAACAGGTAGATTATATGGAAAATAATCCGGATTGTAGTTTATGTGTTCATGCAGGGTATATCGTATTTTCATTAGACAAAAAGCTAGTATCGTATAATCGCCCTAATAAAGGAAATAATGTTTTTACTGTTGAGGAAGTGATTGAAGGTGGTGGTGGTCTTTTCCTCACTAATACCATTCTGTTTTCAACGAAATTTAGTCAAAATAGACCTGCCTTTTTTGATGTTTCTCCAGTTGGTGATTATCCATTAGTAATTAATTTATCTTTGCTGGGTACTGTACATTATATAGATGAATATATGTCAGCTTATCGAGTAGGAGTGGGTGGTTCATGGACTGCTAACTACTTGTCTACTATTGAAAAGAAAAAAACACATTTTGAAGAGATAGCAATTATGCTTGATGAAATAAATAAATACACTAACTACCAGTATGAAGATACTATTACAAGAACTAAGAGTCGCAATCAATTTAACCTATTGTTAGAACAAAGGCTGTTTAAAGAGGCAAAAACAGGAGAATTCAGAGAGTTGTATACTAAATTAGGAGTCAAAAGAAAGATAATTATATTTATAAATCAATATTATCCAAGAGTAGCTGATTACTTAAAATTGATAAAAAGGAAATGGTTTATATGGGCCATGAAGTAA
- a CDS encoding lipopolysaccharide biosynthesis protein, translating into MGHEVKKSEVLSSLLWKLMERGGTQGIQFIVMIVLARLLLPEEFGLIVLVTIFITIAGVFVQSGFNTALIQKKDADAVDFSSVFYLSLFVASLLYVLLFITAPFIATFFEQPEFARVLRILSFTLFFGAFNSIQNAIISRNMEFKKLFISSLSANIFSGIVGVVLAYTGFGVWALVGHQLTNQLMVTIILSFTVKWKPQFIFSIDRINKLFSFSWRLLASMLLDTINSNLRNLLIGKMFSPATLGFYNRGDQFPNLLISNINGSIQSVMLPTLSSYQDDKQKVKAIVRRAIVTSAFIVIPMMVGLAVIAEPLVKILLTDKWLPAVPFLQIFCAVYALWPIHTANLQAINALGRSDIFLKLEIAKKILGLIILAISLPFGVYAIAIGIFVGGILSTFINAYPNLKLLNYSIQEQWKDIIPSLLISLLMGAAIYPIQWVGMSDMLTVITQIVVGVVLYIGLARVFKLECFTYLLMTLQEMVSRQKGITVKELY; encoded by the coding sequence ATGGGCCATGAAGTAAAAAAAAGTGAGGTCCTTTCATCACTCTTGTGGAAACTAATGGAAAGGGGAGGAACTCAAGGTATCCAATTTATTGTAATGATTGTGTTAGCTCGACTATTATTACCTGAAGAATTTGGGTTAATTGTTCTTGTAACTATTTTTATTACAATTGCTGGAGTGTTTGTTCAAAGCGGATTTAATACTGCACTTATTCAGAAGAAAGATGCAGATGCCGTAGATTTTTCATCTGTTTTTTATTTGAGTTTATTTGTTGCAAGTCTGTTATATGTCCTTCTTTTTATTACAGCCCCATTTATCGCTACATTTTTTGAACAGCCTGAGTTTGCAAGGGTCTTAAGAATCTTATCTTTTACATTGTTTTTTGGGGCATTCAATTCCATTCAGAATGCTATTATTTCTAGAAATATGGAATTTAAAAAATTATTTATTAGTAGCCTAAGTGCCAATATTTTTTCTGGCATAGTAGGGGTTGTGTTGGCCTACACAGGTTTTGGTGTTTGGGCTTTAGTAGGGCATCAATTAACGAATCAACTAATGGTTACTATAATTTTGTCGTTTACCGTTAAATGGAAACCTCAATTTATATTTTCAATTGACAGAATAAATAAACTATTTTCATTTAGTTGGAGGTTATTGGCCTCTATGCTACTCGATACGATCAACTCAAATTTGAGAAATCTATTGATTGGTAAAATGTTTAGTCCTGCGACACTAGGTTTTTATAATAGAGGGGATCAATTTCCGAATCTTCTTATAAGCAATATCAATGGTTCTATACAGTCTGTTATGCTTCCAACTCTGTCGTCATATCAGGATGATAAGCAAAAAGTAAAAGCGATTGTACGTAGAGCGATTGTAACGAGTGCATTTATAGTGATCCCAATGATGGTTGGTTTGGCTGTTATTGCTGAACCACTAGTAAAGATTTTATTAACAGATAAATGGTTACCAGCAGTTCCATTTTTACAAATTTTCTGTGCTGTTTATGCATTATGGCCAATTCATACAGCCAATTTACAGGCTATTAATGCTTTAGGGAGGAGTGATATCTTTCTAAAATTAGAAATTGCAAAAAAAATTCTCGGACTCATTATTTTAGCAATAAGCTTACCATTTGGAGTTTATGCAATAGCTATCGGAATATTTGTAGGGGGCATCCTATCTACGTTTATTAATGCCTACCCAAATTTGAAGTTGTTAAATTATAGTATTCAAGAGCAGTGGAAAGATATTATACCATCCTTATTAATTTCCTTATTAATGGGTGCAGCAATTTATCCTATTCAGTGGGTTGGAATGTCCGATATGCTGACGGTGATTACTCAAATCGTTGTTGGTGTTGTTTTATATATAGGTTTAGCAAGGGTATTTAAACTAGAATGTTTTACGTATTTATTGATGACATTGCAAGAAATGGTGAGCAGGCAAAAAGGAATCACTGTAAAAGAGCTGTATTAA